The following coding sequences lie in one Chanos chanos chromosome 4, fChaCha1.1, whole genome shotgun sequence genomic window:
- the psmd14 gene encoding 26S proteasome non-ATPase regulatory subunit 14: MDRLLRLGGGMPGLGQGPPTDAPAVDTAEQVYISSLALLKMLKHGRAGVPMEVMGLMLGEFVDDYTVRVIDVFAMPQSGTGVSVEAVDPVFQAKMLDMLKQTGRPEMVVGWYHSHPGFGCWLSGVDINTQQSFEALSERAVAVVVDPIQSVKGKVVIDAFRLINANMMVLGHEPRQTTSNLGHLNKPSIQALIHGLNRHYYSITINYRKNELEQKMLLNLHKKSWMEGLTLQDYSEHCKLNETIVKEMLELAKNYNKAVEEEDKMTPEQLAIKNVGKQDPKRHLEEHVDVLMTSNIVQCLAAMLDTVVFQ; the protein is encoded by the exons ATGGACCGGCTACTGAGGCTTGGAGGAGGGATGCCTGGACTTGGGCAG GGTCCTCCGACAGATGCCCCTGCTGTGGATACAGCTGAGCAAGTTTACATCTCCTCTCTGGCTCTtctcaag atGTTGAAGCATGGGCGTGCTGGTGTGCCTATGGAAGTAATGGGTTTGATGCTGGGAGAGTTTGTGGATGACTACACCGTGCGTGTGATAGACGTGTTTGCCATGCCTCAGTCTGGAACG GGTGTCAGTGTGGAGGCTGTGGACCCTGTGTTTCAAGCCAAGATGTTGGACATGCTGAAACAGACGGGAAG GCCGGAGATGGTGGTTGGCTGGTATCACAGTCATCCTGGCTTTGGATGCTGGTTGTCTGGTGtggacattaacacacagcagagctTTGAGGCTCTGTCTGAACGTGCTGTAGCAGTGGTGGTGGACCCCATTCAGAGTGTCAAAGGAAAG GTTGTCATAGACGCATTCAGACTCATCAATGCCAACATGATGGTTCTGGGTCATGAACCGAGACAAACCACGTCTAACCTGGGCCATCTGAACAAGCCTTCCATCCAG GCTTTAATTCACGGGTTGAACAGACATTACTATTCAATCACCATCAACTACAGGAAGAATGAGCTTGAGCAAAAG ATGCTGTTGAACTTGCACAAGAAGAGTTGGATGGAGGGACTGACTCTGCAAGACTACAGTGAACACTGTAAACTCAATGAGACAATTGTCAAGGAGATGCTGGAGCTTGCCAAAAACTACAATAAG GCTGTAGAGGAAGAAGACAAGATGACCCCGGAACAGCTGGCCATTAAGAATGTGGGAAAACAG GATCCCAAACGGCATTTGGAGGAACATGTGGACGTTCTGATGACGTCCAATATTGTGCAGTGCCTAGCAGCCATGTTGGACACCGTGGTGTTCCAGTGA
- the tbr1a gene encoding T-box brain protein 1, whose translation MHLHLSALSSGPTNKLMNVDSNSAVTDVSELTTQDHPIPSSCDILEGDSPLKKLSTGMTKHSGADTFSKEDQNGKLSAAQDTVSDIRVNFDGSNSDRFHLSQPSQGLPASTSSDAMFPYPSQLGPSHPTLAIGSPSHYMTHHPIITNGACNGLFSSPSRQGYSSPGYSYTQQYGHPYQSGAFYHLSPAQPGFGSGKAQIYLCNRALWLKFHRHQTEMIITKQGRRMFPYLSFNVSGLDPTAYYNIFVDVILADPNHWRFQGGKWVPCGKADTNVTGNRIYMHPDSPNTGTHWMRQEISFGKLKLTNNKGGSNNTGQMVVLQSLHKYQPRVHVVEVEEDGTEDSSQPERAQTFTFPETQFIAVTAYQNTDITQLKIDHNPFAKGFRDNYDTIYSVCDTDRLTPSPCDSPRSQTMPGARYAMANSFLPDQFVSNYAKSGFHPSLGSAPGIERIAPVTSTLVPARTEDSSTAATQRWFATASANRLDFPVTTYDAVTATDLASNAATILSYAAAGVKGLPLIGNGGSGRALGYYTDPVGWGTCSPPQYGKSASGQFGWGLHSPGNNSEAPTYFTSEGEITEKEITEPTWIETRPPIKPLDSSGSEIFEQAKRMRVSPPATPASGEEPPLKTGLLITQEREETGVKNGNSFSFYQHS comes from the exons ATGCACCTGCACCTCTCAGCTCTGTCATCTGGACCGACTAACAAACTGATGAATGTGGACAGTAACAGTGCTGTCACCGACGTCTCTGAGCTCACCACACAGgaccatcccatcccatcctcTTGTGACATCCTGGAGGGAGACTCGCCCCTCAAAAAACTCTCCACTGGGATGACGAAACACTCGGGGGCAGACACTTTCTCTAAGGAAGATCAGAATGGTAAACTTTCGGCAGCGCAGGACACAGTATCCGATATCCGGGTCAATTTCGATGGATCTAATTCAGATAGGTTTCACTTGTCTCAGCCGAGCCAAGGGCTGCCTGCCTCTACCTCTTCTGATGCCATGTTCCCTTATCCGAGTCAGCTTGGGCCATCTCATCCAACTTTAGCAATAGGAAGTCCAAGCCATTACATGACACATCACCCGATCATTACTAATGGTGCGTGTAACGGACTGTTTAGCAGCCCTTCTCGACAGGGCTATTCAAGCCCGGGCTACTCTTACACACAACAGTATGGACACCCTTACCAAAGTGGCGCGTTCTACCACCTCTCCCCAGCGCAACCTGGGTTCGGGTCTGGTAAAGCGCAGATTTATCTGTGCAACAGGGCGCTTTGGCTTAAATTTCACAGACATCAAACGGAGATGATTATCACCAAACAAGGACG GCGGATGTTTCCCTACTTAAGTTTTAACGTTTCTGGTCTGGATCCGACTGCGTATTATAACATATTTGTGGATGTTATTCTGGCGGACCCCAATCACTGGAGATTCCAAGGAGGAAAGTGGGTACCGTGTGGAAAAGCAGACACCAATGTAACGG GAAACCGTATATACATGCATCCAGATTCTCCAAATACTGGGACGCACTGGATGCGACAGGAGATTTCATTTGGAAAATTGAAGTTGACGAACAACAAAGGAGGTTCAAATAACACTGGTCAG ATGGTGGTCCTTCAATCCCTTCATAAATACCAGCCCAGAGTACATGTGGTCGAGGTGGAAGAGGATGGAACAGAGGACTCGAGTCAACCAGAGAGAGCGCAAACGTTTACTTTCCCAGAGACGCAATTTATTGCGGTCACAGCCTACCAGAACACAGAC ATTACCCAGTTAAAAATTGATCACAATCCATTTGCCAAAGGATTTCGGGACAACTATGACAc AATTTATTCAGTATGTGACACTGACCGACTGACCCCATCACCTTGTGACTCCCCTCGCTCTCAGACCATGCCTGGTGCACGCTATGCCATGGCGAACTCTTTTCTCCCGGACCAGTTCGTCAGTAATTATGCCAAATCTGGCTTTCATCCTAGTCTTGGGTCTGCTCCTGGTATTGAACGAATCGCTCCGGTTACCAGCACGCTTGTTCCCGCGCGAACAGAGGACAGTTCCACGGCCGCTACTCAGCGATGGTTTGCAACAGCTTCCGCAAACAGATTGGATTTTCCTGTCACGACCTACGATGCGGTCACAGCTACAGATCTGGCCAGTAATGCGGCCACTATATTGTCCTATGCTGCTGCAGGAGTCAAGGGGTTACCTCTTATTGGTAACGGGGGTTCGGGTCGGGCTCTGGGTTACTACACCGATCCCGTAGGATGGGGAACCTGCAGCCCACCACAGTATGGTAAATCCGCCTCCGGTCAGTTTGGCTGGGGCTTACACTCGCCAGGAAACAATTCTGAAGCGCCAACATATTTCACAAGTGAAGGagaaatcacagaaaaagagataacGGAACCCACCTGGATCGAAACTCGACCCCCCATTAAACCCCTTGATTCAAGCGGCTCGGAGATTTTTGAGCAAGCAAAGAGAATGCGAGTGTCCCCACCCGCCACTCCTGCGTCAGGGGAGGAACCTCCATTAAAAACAGGGCTGCTGATTACACAAGAACGCGAGGAAACAGGTGTCAAGAACGGGAACTCTTTCAGTTTTTATCAACATAGTTAA